The following nucleotide sequence is from Anaerobiospirillum thomasii.
CTTGAGCATATCATTTCTCTGTACCTGCTTTACCTTCTGAGTCAGGCTGTCATTGATAGTTGATACACCTGCAACAATCTCTACACCATCATCAATACGTTTGTTAGACATGATGACTGCATCAGGGCCCAGCTCATCTTTAATCTTAACAAGGGCCTCGCGCATATCCTTGGCAACAAAGCGTTTTAATTTCATACAACCTCTTTTTATGCACTTAATTGATGATGCAACAGTAGACTTATACAGACCTTAGCATCTTTAACAAAGAGTAAAAAAACATGCTTCCATATTTATAATATTATATTTTTATTTAAAAAACATTAATTTAAATCTAAAAATATGGCAAAGGCCTGTCAATCCGTCAATTATACATTATTTTGAGCGCGCTTGATAATACGACTTTCCAACTTTAAATTATTATCAACTGCGCTCTACTGGCTAATCTGACCCTGATTCTGATTATTACCGATAACCGATACAATCTTAATCTGTTTGTCATCAGGAATTTCCTGATAGGACAGCACTCTAAGACCAGGTATAGTATTTTTAACAAAGCGCGAGAGAGTCTGACGCAATATACCAGATGTCAGCAGAATGGCAGGCTCACCAGCAAGCTCCTGATTCTCTGTAGCCTCGGCAAGTGAGTGCTGCATTCTATCTGCAAGTCCTGGCTCTATACCCACACCCTCGGCTCCGCCGGTCTCAAGTGACTTGTGCAGTACACGCTCAAGATCAGGAGCCAGAGTAATAACAGGAATAACCATCTCGCCACCTGCAATATCCTGAATGATAAGACGGCGCAGACCAATACGGCAGGCCGCTGTAAGCACTTCAGGATCCTGACTCTTAGGACCGTATTCAACCAGGGTTTCAAGTATGGTACGCATATCGCGTACAGGTACACCCTCGTTGAGCAGATTCTGCATAATCTTGGTTAAAAGACCAAGGCTTACCACACCTGGAATCAGACCGTTTACAAGCTTAGGCTGACTCTTGGCCACAATATCGAGAATATTCTGTACCTCTTCCTGACCTAAAAGTGAGGCACAGTTGTTGGCCAGCACCTGTGATAGGTGGGTTGCAATAACTGTAGAGCAATCAACTACTGTATAGCCAAGGCCCAGCGCTCTGTCATTGTCCTGTTTTGCAATCCATACAGCCTCAAGACCAAAGGCTGGATCCTGTGTCTTGATACCTGCAATATCACCAAATACCTGCCCTGGATTGATGGCCATATCTCTGTCAGGCTGAATCTCAGCCTCACCAAAGGTAACACCCATAAGGGTAATACGATAATAGTTAGGACCTAAATCAAGATTGTCACGAATATGTACAGGTGGAATCAAAAAGCCCAAATCCTGAGAGAGCTTCTTACGCACACCTTTAACACGGGATAGAAGCTCGCCGCTCTGACCCTTGTCAACCATAGGAATAAGTCTGTAGCCCACCTCAAGGCCGATGACGTCAACCTCAGAAACATCATCCCATGAGAGCTCCTTTAGATCTGGACTTGGCTCTGTAGGCACAATCTCGGCAGTAGACTCTGATTCCTTGGCTTTTTCCTGACGGCGTTTTATAAACAGACCTATAAGACCGCAGACTGCGGATAAAGTTAAAAAGGCAAAGGTTGGCATGCCTGGCACTATACCCATGACAAAGAGTACAAAAGATACAATGTACAGTGTCTTAGGCTCGGCTGAAAGCTCGGCTACAACCTGCTGACCCATTTCCTTTTCAGTACCGGTCTGACGAGTTACGATAATAGCTGCAGCTACTGATAAGAGCAGAGCAGGAATCTGAGCTACAAGACCGTCACCGATGGATAGGATGGTATAAATTCTTGCTGACTCTGAAACAGGCAGACCATGCTGCACGCTGCCTATGATGATGCCACCGATGATATTAATAAAGAGAATTAAAATACCGGCAATGGCGTCGCCCTTTACGAACTTTGAAGCACCGTCCATGGAGCCGTAGAAGTCAGCCTCACGAGTTACCTCGGCACGGCGGGCCTTGGCCTGCTCCTGATTGATTAAACCTGCATTAAGATCTGCGTCGATAGCCATCTGTTTGCCAGGCATAGCATCGAGAGTAAATCTTGCAGACACTTCAGAAATACGGCCGGCACCTTTGGTTACTACCACGAAGTTGATAATAACGAGAATGGAGAAGACTATGATACCTACAGTGTAGCTGCCTCCCATTACCACATGACCAAAGGATTCAATAACTTTACCTGCAGCTGCTGTACCATCCTGACCGTGCAACAGAATCACACGGGTTGAGGCAACGTTCAGAGCCAGACGTAAAATGGTGGTTAAAAGAATAACTGATGGAAAAGAGCCAAAATCAAGAGGCTTTTTAGCATAGATAGACACTAAAAGCACAACCATTGACAGTGCAATGTTAAAGGAGAAAAGCATATCAAGCAGTGTCGGTGGCATAGGCAGAGTAACCATCGACAGACAGGCTAAAACTAAAACCGGTGTACCCAGTTTTAACATGCGGGCCCTTCTGTAGGCGGTGGAGCCAATAGCCAGTCCTTTGGCAACCTTAGGGTTTGACTGAGCTTTGCCATAGAGATCCGCAACAGCCTGCGGAACCTTCATTTTTGCTTTTATACTGTCAAGTAATGCCACGTTATAATCTCGTTACTATACTGCTTTATTAAACTGTGTATTTTTATGCAAATTTAATGCCATTTAGGCAAATATTTCATCAAACTGTCGTAGTATGTCAATAAGGCTTCTGTATTCACCCCACTGACCTCTGTAGTACTCAACAGCCATAGGATAGATCTGCACGCTGCCAGGCAGCTCCAGCTTATCATCTATAATCTGATGCATTTTTTTTATAAGTATATATTCAAGCCACTGATGAAACTCAAGTGTGTCAATGCAAAATGGCTCTTTGGAATTTAAAGCACTCTCATGAGGTCGTCTCTCATCGCCTCCCCACATATCTCTGTCTTTTAACTCCAGCTCAAGCTTTAGAAGAATATCTTTTATTTTCTGTTCTTTTGTCATAATAATCACAAACTGTCAAAGTAAGACTGTAAAATTACAGCTGCAGCCATTGCATCGACATTGTCCTTTTTCTTAAGCCCCTTAAAACCATGAGCACTAAAGAGTATGTCTTTGGCCTCACATGAGCTCAAGCGCTCATCTAAAAAGAAAACCCTGACTTTATAGTTGTTTGCAAGACGATTGCCGAATTTGCGCGCCCTAAAGGACATATCCTGCATGCTTCCATCCATATTAAGCGGCATGCCAACTACAATATGCACAGGCCTGTATTCATCAAACAGACGATCAAGCTCATCCTTTTTAGCAATACCGTCTTTGGCCTTTAGCGCTTTGAGCGCACTGGCCTGTTTTAAAGTCAGTGTTCCTATAGCCACACCTATATGGTTTAAACCAAAGTCAAAACCTAAAATCAGATCTGATGCCATTACATTAGCCTTCTGCCGTTGATTACTATAGGCTGACGGCGTGATGCACCAAAGAGCTCTGCTGCAATTACCGAGTATTCTTTTATAGACTCATAGCAGAAATTACCAATAGAGGCATGTAGCTGCATAAAGATAATCTGCGTGGTAATCACCAACGGCAGTCGGCGCTGATAGCGTATACGCAGAAGTTTACCTAATATATCCTGATCAAACTGCGAGAGCTGCTCTCTGTTGGTACAGACACCATCTATAATTAAAAGCGAGCATGAGCACAGATCTTCCCATCTGCTGTCACGGCTGATGCGTTCCTCGCGCAGCTCATTTGAATTGTACAGACAGGACTTCCTTATATCATCCATAGAGACAATATTTACTATATGTCCGTGCAATTCAAGCCACTTGTTGGCAATAGCATGGCAGATAACAGTTTTACCTGTACCCTCGGCACCGCGTATTAAAAAACATGGCGGCATCTCAGATGCTGCAAGATAGCAAAAGCTGTTGGCCATTTCAATGGCCTGACGGTTAAGTTCATCACGTACAATGGTCTCAAAGGTATAACGGCCGTCAATCAGTCCTTCTTTATGAATGGTGTTAATCCAGTTTTTGCGTTTTAAACGTTTCTGCTCTTCAATTTCCCTGGCGGCAAGAGCAGCTTCTCTTGCGCGCATAGTTTTAAGATCAACAGGTGTTGTCTTGACCTCATCAAACTTCATATTTGACAGCTCTTCTATAACTTTTTTCAGGTCATCAAAGGCAGGTTTTAATCCAGATCTCTTATCCATAAGCCATCCTACTTTAATACGCTCCTAATTTTACAGTAAAACTAAGGCAATGACAAAATAGAGCGTAAAATGTTGCTCCTATATAATAAATTGATGCGCAGTATCATCAAAAGGAGTAAAATGCTACAAATTTTTCACCTGGATAATACTAATTGTCTGTTTCCAGCTTCTTACAATCTTTCCGGAAATAAAATTATGGCCCACACAAGCGCTCCTTTTATTCCTCTTGTAGAAAAAATCAAAGCCGAAGGTAAAAGTCTTGAAGGCGGTATTCTCAAGGTAGACGGTTTTATCAATCATCAGCTTGATCCTAATCTTTTAAAGGATATGAGTGTTGAATTTGTAAAGCGTTTTGCCCATGAAGAGATCACCAAGGTTTTAACCATTGAGGCCTCAGGCATAGCCCCTGCCGTGGTGCTAGGTCTGCTGCTCAACGTACCTGTGGTTTTTGCCAAAAAGAAAAAGCCTTCCACCATGGAAAATATGCTGGTGACCGAGGTGTATTCATTTACCAAGCAGCGTGCCTATCAGGTCTGTGTCAGCTCAGAGTTTTTATGCAAAGGCGATAAAGTGCTCTTTGTTGATGACTTCCTGGCCAATGGCAATGCCGCCCGCGGTATTATTGATCTTATCGATATGGCAGGAGCTTCACTTGTAGGTATGGGCTTTTTAATTGAAAAGTCTTTCCAGCATGGAGGTGACTATCTGCGTGAGAAGAATATACATGTAGAGTCCCTTGCCATTATTGACAGCCTTGATAACTGTCAGATCACCATAAGAGAATAATAATGTCACACATTAAATTAAATCCTGACTCCAAGCTTGAGGTTGATGAAAAGAGAGATAAAAGCGATCTTATCTATGGACTTGATGATGTACCTCCTTTAAGAGATACGCTCTTTGCTGCCATTCAGCATCTGCTGGCTATTTTCGTAGCCATCATTACCCCTCCTCTTATTATTGCAGGATCCTTGAAGCTTGATCTTGAGACCACAGGCTTTTTAGTATCTATGGCTCTGTTTGCCTCTGGTATATCAACCTTCATTCAGTGTCGCAGGGTTGGTCCTATAGGCTGTGGACTTTTGTGTATTCAGGGTACAAGCTTTTCCTTTATATCTCCTATTATTGCAGCTGGCATGACCGGCGGTCTGTCTGTTATCTTCGGAGCCACCATTGCTGGCTCTGCCGTTGAGATGGTGCTTTCACGTCTTTTAAAATATACAAGACGTATTATTACACCTTTAGTCTCAGGCATTGTTGTAACCATGATAGGTCTGAGCCTCATCAAGGTTGGTGTTATTGCCTGCGGTGGTGGTTTTAATGCCATGCAGGATGGTTCCTTTGGCTCTTTAAAGAACCTGGCCCTTGCCGGCATGGTGGTTGGCATTATTCTATTCTTTAACAGAAGCTCAAATAAATACCTTCGCATGAGCTCAATTGTGCTTGGTATTGCATCAGGCTATTTTGTCTCATGGGTTTTAGGTCTGGTGAATTTCTCAGCTGTTGATACCTATGGCGGTCTTAATGTACCTGTTCCATTTAAATATGGTATTGACTTTGAGTTCTCTGCAATCTTTGCTTTAGGTATTGTCTATCTCATTACAGCTATTGAAGCCTATGGCGATGTTACAGCAAACTCTTTGATCTCAGGTCAGCCGCTTGAGGGTGAGAAGTTTCATAAAAGAGCATCAGGCGGTATTTTAGCTGACGGCTTTAACTCAATGGTAGCAGGTTGTCTCAACTCCTTTCCAAACTCAATCTTTGCCCAGAATAACGGCATGATTCAGCTTACAGGTGTTGCAAGCCGCTATGTAGGTTATTTTATTGCATTGTTCTTACTGCTTTTAGGTCTCTTCCCTGCTGTAGGTCTTGTGTTCTCTCTTATGCCAGAGCCTGTGCTTGGCGGTGCTACACTGCTTATGTTTGGAACAGTTGCAGCCTCTGGTATCAAGATTATTTCCCATCAGAATATAAACAGAAAGGCTATGCTCGTTATGGGTCTTAGCTTCTCTTTTGGCCTTAGTGTGGAACTGGTGCCTGATATCTTAAATCACATGCCTGATATGATTAAGGGAATTTTTGCATCAGGTATTACAACTGGCGGTATTACTGCAATTCTTGCCAATCTTTTAATCAGAATTAAAGATTAGAGCAAAATTTTAATACAAGAAAAGGCAGGATTTAGAAAAGTATTTCCTGCCTTTTTTTATACCTCAAATCAGATGATCTCGGCATTAGTTTAAGAGTTAAAAAAGGGAGACTGGCTCCCTTTAACAGAAACTAGCGTAGCAGTGATAAAGCCAGCTGCGGTCTTGAGTTGGCCTGTGTCAGCATGGAAGCTGCTGCCTGCTGAATGATGGTCTGCTGTGAGAGCTTGGCAGACTCTTCAGCAAAATCTGTATCACGGATACGGGCACGGGCATCAGATACGTTCATAGAAACATTTGACTGATTACGGATTGATGATTCCATACGGTTCTGCATAGCGCCTAAGTGAGCGCGATGCTTATCAATGCCTGCAATGACTGAATCAATTGTAGTAATAGCAGCGGCTGCATGAGACTGTGAAGTCACAACAAATTGTGTCTTATCAAAACCATGGTTGTCAGCGGTAAGATTTGCTGCTCCAACAGCTGTAGATGCAAACTTACTTAAAGTAAATCCAACACTAAATCCTGTCATCTGCAGAGTATCACCTTTGTAGGCTCCTACCTGAATTGTTATAACACCGCCAGACGCTACAATACTACCGGCTCCACTACCATTTAAAATAGTGTTACCACCAAATTTTGTCTGCTCTGCAATACGGGTAATCTCGTTTGACAGTTGAGTAACTTCCTGCTGAATAGCATCACGATCCTTTGCATTATTGGTTCCGTTTGATGACTGAACTGCTAAGGTACGAATACGCTGCAGCATATTTGTCATCTCATCCATGGCACCTTCCATGGTCTGAGCAAGAGCTATGCCGTCATTTGTATTGCGGTTACCCTGATTTAAGCCGTTGATCTGTGCTGTTAAACGATCAGAAATCTGCAGGCCAGCTGCATCATCCTTAGCTGAGTTGATACGCAGACCAGATGATAATCTCTGATAGGTTGTATTAAGATTATTGGTGGCATTGGTCAAATTGCGGTGACCATTGATTGAAGAAATATTGGTATTAACAAACAGGGCCATATTTTTTCTCTCTTTAAAATATAATAGTATTAGTATATGTATTATCGGCTACACAAATTGGTAATTTAACCTGTTATTTAAAATATTTGATATAAATTTACAAAGTTTTAAAAATAAGCAATAGATCCCAAAAGGCAAAGTTCAGAGAGTCAGATCTTAATTGTTGGAAATGGAAGGATGAAATTATATATGTGCCAATAGCAAAAAAAGTCACCTCGGATGAGATGGCTTCTTTTAAAAGGTGAGCCTGGCGATGACCTACTCTCGCACAATCGTACGTTGCACTACCATCGGCGCAACTGCATTTCACTTCTGTGTTCGGAAAGGGAACAGGTGGTTCTACAGCACTATGGTCGCCAGACAAATTCTGTAAAAAACTTATAACAAACTGATTTTTAACTCTTGAGTATAAAGAGGTCTTTAAATGTCCATGCCCTCCGGGGTTGTATGGCCAAGCCTCACGGTTAATTAGTACTGGCAAGCTTCACACATCACTGCGCTTCCACATCCAGCCTATCAACGTCGTAGTCTGCAACGAACCTTTAGGAGCTTAATGCTCAGGGATGACTCATCTTGGGGCCTGCTTCCCGCTTAGATGCTTTCAGCGGTTATCAGTTCCGCGCTTGGCTGCCGGGCCGTGCCATTGGCATGACAACCCGTAAACCAGAGGCGCGTTCACTCCGGTCC
It contains:
- the flhA gene encoding flagellar biosynthesis protein FlhA; translated protein: MLKLGTPVLVLACLSMVTLPMPPTLLDMLFSFNIALSMVVLLVSIYAKKPLDFGSFPSVILLTTILRLALNVASTRVILLHGQDGTAAAGKVIESFGHVVMGGSYTVGIIVFSILVIINFVVVTKGAGRISEVSARFTLDAMPGKQMAIDADLNAGLINQEQAKARRAEVTREADFYGSMDGASKFVKGDAIAGILILFINIIGGIIIGSVQHGLPVSESARIYTILSIGDGLVAQIPALLLSVAAAIIVTRQTGTEKEMGQQVVAELSAEPKTLYIVSFVLFVMGIVPGMPTFAFLTLSAVCGLIGLFIKRRQEKAKESESTAEIVPTEPSPDLKELSWDDVSEVDVIGLEVGYRLIPMVDKGQSGELLSRVKGVRKKLSQDLGFLIPPVHIRDNLDLGPNYYRITLMGVTFGEAEIQPDRDMAINPGQVFGDIAGIKTQDPAFGLEAVWIAKQDNDRALGLGYTVVDCSTVIATHLSQVLANNCASLLGQEEVQNILDIVAKSQPKLVNGLIPGVVSLGLLTKIMQNLLNEGVPVRDMRTILETLVEYGPKSQDPEVLTAACRIGLRRLIIQDIAGGEMVIPVITLAPDLERVLHKSLETGGAEGVGIEPGLADRMQHSLAEATENQELAGEPAILLTSGILRQTLSRFVKNTIPGLRVLSYQEIPDDKQIKIVSVIGNNQNQGQISQ
- a CDS encoding YqcC family protein, whose protein sequence is MTKEQKIKDILLKLELELKDRDMWGGDERRPHESALNSKEPFCIDTLEFHQWLEYILIKKMHQIIDDKLELPGSVQIYPMAVEYYRGQWGEYRSLIDILRQFDEIFA
- the ruvX gene encoding Holliday junction resolvase RuvX; the protein is MASDLILGFDFGLNHIGVAIGTLTLKQASALKALKAKDGIAKKDELDRLFDEYRPVHIVVGMPLNMDGSMQDMSFRARKFGNRLANNYKVRVFFLDERLSSCEAKDILFSAHGFKGLKKKDNVDAMAAAVILQSYFDSL
- a CDS encoding DnaA ATPase domain-containing protein, with the protein product MDKRSGLKPAFDDLKKVIEELSNMKFDEVKTTPVDLKTMRAREAALAAREIEEQKRLKRKNWINTIHKEGLIDGRYTFETIVRDELNRQAIEMANSFCYLAASEMPPCFLIRGAEGTGKTVICHAIANKWLELHGHIVNIVSMDDIRKSCLYNSNELREERISRDSRWEDLCSCSLLIIDGVCTNREQLSQFDQDILGKLLRIRYQRRLPLVITTQIIFMQLHASIGNFCYESIKEYSVIAAELFGASRRQPIVINGRRLM
- the xpt gene encoding xanthine phosphoribosyltransferase; this encodes MAHTSAPFIPLVEKIKAEGKSLEGGILKVDGFINHQLDPNLLKDMSVEFVKRFAHEEITKVLTIEASGIAPAVVLGLLLNVPVVFAKKKKPSTMENMLVTEVYSFTKQRAYQVCVSSEFLCKGDKVLFVDDFLANGNAARGIIDLIDMAGASLVGMGFLIEKSFQHGGDYLREKNIHVESLAIIDSLDNCQITIRE
- a CDS encoding nucleobase:cation symporter-2 family protein; this encodes MSHIKLNPDSKLEVDEKRDKSDLIYGLDDVPPLRDTLFAAIQHLLAIFVAIITPPLIIAGSLKLDLETTGFLVSMALFASGISTFIQCRRVGPIGCGLLCIQGTSFSFISPIIAAGMTGGLSVIFGATIAGSAVEMVLSRLLKYTRRIITPLVSGIVVTMIGLSLIKVGVIACGGGFNAMQDGSFGSLKNLALAGMVVGIILFFNRSSNKYLRMSSIVLGIASGYFVSWVLGLVNFSAVDTYGGLNVPVPFKYGIDFEFSAIFALGIVYLITAIEAYGDVTANSLISGQPLEGEKFHKRASGGILADGFNSMVAGCLNSFPNSIFAQNNGMIQLTGVASRYVGYFIALFLLLLGLFPAVGLVFSLMPEPVLGGATLLMFGTVAASGIKIISHQNINRKAMLVMGLSFSFGLSVELVPDILNHMPDMIKGIFASGITTGGITAILANLLIRIKD
- a CDS encoding flagellin → MALFVNTNISSINGHRNLTNATNNLNTTYQRLSSGLRINSAKDDAAGLQISDRLTAQINGLNQGNRNTNDGIALAQTMEGAMDEMTNMLQRIRTLAVQSSNGTNNAKDRDAIQQEVTQLSNEITRIAEQTKFGGNTILNGSGAGSIVASGGVITIQVGAYKGDTLQMTGFSVGFTLSKFASTAVGAANLTADNHGFDKTQFVVTSQSHAAAAITTIDSVIAGIDKHRAHLGAMQNRMESSIRNQSNVSMNVSDARARIRDTDFAEESAKLSQQTIIQQAAASMLTQANSRPQLALSLLR